One Bythopirellula goksoeyrii genomic window, GGCGAGAAGGGAGCTCAGGAATATTTTCTCGCAGGTCGTGGCTTGACTTGGTGGCTTGTTGGTTTCTCTCTCATTGCCGCCAATATTTCAACCGAGCAATTTGTCGGCATGAGTGGTGAGGCAGCCGACTGGCTAGGCATGGCAATCGCCAGCTACGAATGGATGGCAGCCATTACGTTGGTTGTGGTTGCATTTGTCTTCTTACCAAAATTCCTTAAGAGCGGAATCTACACTATTCCTGAATTTCTGGAGTATCGCTACAACACCTTCGCGCGCACGGTGATGGCTATCACCACGATGATTATCCTCGTGGGAGTTCCTACCGCATCGGTCATATTCTCGGGTGCCAAGGTCATCAGCGTTTTTTTCCAAGGGCAATCTCTATTGGGATTCGACCTAGGAAGCATCACGGTAGGCTGCTGGATTATCGGCATCCTGGCGGCAGGTTATGTTTTCGCAGGAGGTCTCAAGGCATGTGCCTGGGCAGACTTGATCCAGGGTGCCGCCCTGATCGTGGGAGGAGGGATTATTGCTTACTTGGCCCTTCATGCGCTCGGAGCAGCAGATCCTCAGGAATTGATCACAACAGCTAGGAACAGCGAAGTGACCGTGGAGAGCCTGGAAAGAGCTACTTCCCTGGAAAGGTTCTTCGCCCTCAATAAAGGGGAACTGCCCGATGGCAAGCTCCATATGGTTCGCCCCTTGGATGACAAGAAAATCCCCTGGTCGGCACTGTTGATCGGGCTTTGGATTCCCAACTTTTTCTACTGGGGGCTTAATCAATACATCACTCAACGGACTCTCGGATCTAAGTCCTTGGCTGAGGGCCAGAAAGGTATTATTTTTGCCGCTTTCCTGAAATTAGTCATACCCTTCATCGTGGTGATTCCGGGAATCTTGGCCTTTAACCTCTACAACGGCGATCTCAAGGAACTCGCGGAAAAGAAAAACCAACATTTACTAACTGAATTAGATGCAGGATCAGAAAAACTTTTTGATTTTACCGATCGCTACGCAGAGGCGAATCCGGAGAAAGCCGCGGAGATCGTCAATCACAACGCTACACTCTTGGCAGAATTCCTCCTGGAAGGCGATGACCGCGAAGTGATTTCGATCTGGGGAAGGAATACGGAATTAGTCGCTATGTCAGAAGCCAAGAAAATCCCCGTAGCGGGCAAGCTAGTCGGCTATGACTATGATGCAGCGTTCCCCACGCTCCTGAAGAATCTACTTGTACCAGGCAGTGGCGTCTTGGGGTTTGTTTTGGCAGCGATTTTTGGTGCCGTTGTTAGCTCTTTGGCCTCTATGCTCAATTCAGCGTCCACCATTTTTACAATGGACATTTACTACAAGCTGCGCAAGAGTGCCTCACAGGGAGAGTTGGTTGCAGTTGGACGCACTTGTACGATTATTTTTGTGCTGATCGCTCTATTGATTGCGCCCAATCTGGGTAGCCCCAAGTTTGGGAATATCTTCAACTACATCCAAGAGTTCCAGGGATTTATCTCTCCTGGTGTGCTGGCAATATTTGTCTTTGGATTACTTGTACATCGTGCCCCTCGCTCAGTGGGGACAGTGGGCCTCCTATTAAACCCTGTTCTTTATGGTGCTCTCAAAGTGTTCGCCCCACAGATCGCATTTCTGGACCGGATGGCGATTTGTTTTGGAATCATCCTGGTTGTGTTGGCTATCATGACCAAACTCAACCCGCTCCCTGTACCGGTCGAACTCCCCGTGAATGAATCGATGAATCTGGAAGAGTCTAGTACGGCGAAGTTCTGGGGAACGGTTGTCGTGATTCTAACACTCGCTCTCTATGTGGTATTCTTCTAGACCTTAGAACTTGAGGTGCTTAGCTGATCCACAGATACCAACTGAGTAAAACTACCTGACCGAAATCCTTCCAAGTCGACCGTTACATAGCGGAAGCCCAACTCTCGCAATCGGGCGGTGATGAGTTCCCGGCAGGCCGGTTCTGCCAGCCTTGCTATTTCCCTGGCTTCGACTTCTAAGCGGGCCAACTCATCGTGGTGGCAGCGAACTCGCACCGAGCTGAATCCTAGTTCTCGGAGGAAAACTTCAGCGGCATCGATGCGTTGGAGCCGTTCAGGAGTGATTTCCAGACCGTAGACCACTCTGCTGGAGAGGCAGGGCGAAGCAGGTTTGTCCCATACCTCCAAGTCCCACGCTTGAGCGAGTTCGCGCACCCCTTGTTTGTCGATACCGCACTCGACCAAGGGGCTCAATACACCATGCTCCTTGGCAGCTTGTAAGCCTGGGCGAAAGTCGCCCAGGTCATCCGTGTTGGTTCCGTTGGCGATTGTCACGAATCCAATCTCATCTGCAAATGCACGCATTTGGCTGTAAAGTTCCGTCTTGCAGTGCCAACAGCGAGTGGGTTCATTCTTCAAGTACTCGGAATGCGACAGTTCATCGGTGGCAAGTGTTTCGTGGCGTATCCCGATCGCACTGGCAATGCGTGGCGCGGCTTCCAGTTCTCCTTCGGCCAAGCTGGCACTCACCCCCGTGACGGCTAAGGCCCTCTCGCCGAGTGCCAAATGTGCGGCCATCGCGACCACAGCACTATCGACGCCACCCGAAAAGGCGATCACGCAATCTGGGAGATTGCGAAGATAATCGAGCAATCGTTGCTGCTTGTCGGTAGTGGACATGGGGGAACCCCTGCTTCAGGTATTCTGATGATCAATCCTTTTCGGATCGATTCTCTGATGAGTGCCGTGATTTTCTACAGATCGCAAGTGGCAAGGAGCAACGTTCCAATGCTCACCGGTATCCGTAACAACCGTGACGGTCTTTTTGTTGTATTTCGTTAAAACGCCAACTCTTGAACCGCCGCGCCCAGAATCGAACTCGACACGCTCGCCGATACGATACTCCAACATATCCGCATGAGCGTGCATTTCATGCAAAAATCGTAATCGGGCCACGACGCGGTGATTAAGGTCTACCAATTCCGCTTCGGACAGTTCATCAATATTGATGAGATCTCTAGCCATATTACAGTCTCCTCCCTGGACTCTATTATGCAGAACAATAGCCATGCGGCTAGCCAATTTGTTGACTAGCGCACTCTCCGCTCCGCCTCGCGAGACCCATCAGGGGCATTGCGGCTGAGAGAAAAGCGTTGCGACTGACAGATTTACGTTGGCTTGCTGATATCGCGGAAGAGGGGTTCCATCACCTTAGTATTGCGGTCCAGGGCGAGAATGACCGTGCGTTGTTCCACTCCATCGGAAGCACTGGCAACAATCGGAATCACCTGACGCTGCTCGGTGAGTTTGAGCTTGGCTGAGAATGTTCCGTCAGGCCGCACGTTGATGGGCACCCCCTTAAGTGTGACGTGAGCAGTTCGGGAGGTCACACCAAAGATGGTCACTTCCGCGTCGACAGCAAGTTCCAAACCTGAATTGGAATCCATTGCTGCGCCATTGCCGTATCGTGTGTGCATTGGAGAGCCCAAGGGGCGATGCAGACGAGTTTCGAGGATTTCCTGCAATTCCCGGCTTGTTCCTTGCGGTGTATATCCGCCACTCATGGCAAAGATTCGATCCGCGTTCTCAGCCACGTCGGACCAGTTTTCGTCTACGGTCTCGTTTGCGTCAGGGGAGGGCGTCTGAACGCAATTGCTGCGGGCTAGCGTATAAAAAGTGCCGTCTGCGGAAAGATAACCGATCTCCATACGAAAACTGCAAGGAGGATCCGTCACGTCGACGTACCAATTCGACACCCCACCGTGGATTGCAATATCTCGATCGAGTACTGTCGAGCCAGCCTCCATTATGCGAAAAACTCGCAAGGTTGGTTGGCTGTGGTGCCAGCGCTGGCCCATGGCCGCCTGAGCGCGATCGATACTAGGTTGTGAGAGACTCCAATGAGCGTGCAACCAGTAGGGGTCACGAACCATCACCACGAGGCGGTCTTCTCTGTCCTGGTCAAACTTACTGGAATCGTTGAGAGCCAGATTCTTCAAGACCGCCTTTTTTTGTTGCATGACTAGAATATCATGGCGAATATGCGGTGGTGTTTCAGATTTTTGCTTTGCTGAACCATTTTGGCTTGATATTTCGCTTAGAGCTGTTTTTTTGGGAGGTGATTCACCGCCTGGCTGCCGACGGGGAGACATTCTTTTACGCGCAACACTTGAGAGTGCTCCGATCAATTCGTCCTTACGCATGGAATGCCAACCGGGGATACCGTGCTGACGGGCCATCTGGGCGAGGTCTTTGGCAGTGTGGGAGCGGAGGGAGGTTGCGGTCATGGCTCTTGGAACCCAAAAAGGGCGTCGATTCGAGTTTGTTCGGACAATCAAAATACGGGATGAACAAAACTTCCGTGATTCGATCAGCCGACCAGAACCCGATTACAGGCCATCCGAGAATGTGAACCCTGACCAGGCACCAACATGATTCGTTGCGATCCCCCTCCAAAAAGACTAGGTGGAGCCGCAAATCCTTTAAAATCCATCTTAACCTCGAATCACGCAAAACGCAACTTTTTGGACAACTGAGATGACCGTAAGCCCATATTTGACAGCATGTTACGTCCTCACTGACTAAAAATCGCTCGACACGATCTTGGTGCCCAATGAATGGAAGCCTCTTCGTAAGTTCTTTTTGGGATCAATATCAGGCGTATCAGTTGGTTGGTAGAAGATTGAGTGTTTCGAAAGACTTTGTGAAAAATTGCACGAATCCCCCTTTGCGCTCCAATGACTCCCTATTAGATTAGGCCGGTCTAGAAAAATTTGTGTTTCTGAGTCTCTATACCACTTCTTAGCGTGACCTTACGGCACGCTTTTTAAGGGATAGGTTCAGCAGGTTAGGGATTTTGATGTCCTGGAAGCCGTCAACTGGGCCTGATGCTGAGAACGACACGAGACTAGGCGAACGAGATGCTCAGGGAGACAACCGCTCTGCCACTGCGAAAGCTACTGAGTGGGCATCGCGAATCATGACCATTTCGTTGGAAATGGTACTTCCAGGCCTGGCAGGCTATTGGCTGGATAGCAAGCTAGGCAGCAAGGGATTGTTCATGTTGTTGGGATTTGCTGCAGGAAGTTTTATTGCTTTCAAGCAGTTGATGGCAATTGCCAAAAAGGGACAGACCAAAAGTCCGAATTCCCACCAAGCATCGAGCAAAGACACCACCTCAGCCAACCGTTCCAAGAAAGACGAACTGTGACTCAATCATCGCCAGGCTGGCCTAAATGCGACGCATCGCGAAGCTTGGTTTCCTGCGCCTTGTTCCTAGTCGTAGTCATGGCGATCTTTGTCGCCTGTTGCCTGCCGATCGCTTTTTGGGTTGGGCAATCTGCCTGGATTGCTCTGCTGGCAGCAGCAATGCTTTGCCTATTTGCAGGGTTGGCCGCACTAACGATTTCTTACTTCTTCAGTTCCATCGGTCAAAGCCTGGCAGGAATGCTATTGGCCATGGGGTGCCGCCTATCGCCGCCCTTGGTGGTTTGTCTCTGGCTGGCCCTGAACCAAGATCAGACGAATCAAAACTCCTTTGTGGGTTTCTTGATTGGTAGTTATTTAGTGTCGTTGGCGGCGGAAACGTTTCTCTCGGTCCGGATGATCGATTCCCTTTCCCCCAAGCCAGCGGCAAACTGAACGCGAATCTCTAGATATGGCCAATCCCCTCGATCCTAAAGAATTATTTAGCCACGTCGAAGATTCGACGAGCTTTCACTTGCCCAGGGCGATCGCACCTGAGGGCTCGCACGGCCATGTCGAGTTGCCCCAGCCCTTCAAGCTGGACAAGCCGTTGATTGAAATGAACACCGGCAATGAATTGATCGACAAGACCATTCAGCCGCTTGACCTCAAACTGACCAAATTCATGGTGCTTGAGGTCTTGATCGCTGCGATTATAGTTATTCTCTTCGTCTTTCTGGCCATGCGACTCAAAGGGGGTTCGCAAGCCAAGGGGCGGCTTTGGAATATGCTCGAAGTCTTTTTGCTTTATATACGCGATCACATCGCCCGGCCTTGCATCGGTTTTCACGAGGCTGACAAGTTTGTTCCGTTTCTGTGGACTATGTTCTTGTTCGTGTTGGGTTGCAATCTAATGGGGATGATTCCTTGGATGGGCTCTCCGACGGGTGCGTTGGCGGTCACTGCGGCGTTGGCATTTGCCACGTTTATTGTCGTGATTGGCTCAGGCATGAAGAAGCTTGGTGTCGTCGGCTTCTGGAAGGCTCAGGTACCCCATATGGATTTGCCCAAGCCGATTGCTATTCTGTTGATTCCGCTAATTTTTGTGATCGAAATACTTGGTTTGTTCATAAAACATTGTGTGTTGGCCGTTCGTTTGTTGGCCAACATGATGGCGGGGCATGTGGTGCTTGCCGTACTATTGGCCTTTATTGCTGCAAGTGCGGTAGCTGGCCAGGCTGTTTGGGGGAGTGTCACCGCTGCCAGCGTTCTCGGGGCGACAGCCTTGAGTTTGCTCGAATTGTTTGTGGCCTTTTTACAGGCATATATTTTTACCTTTCTGTCGGCTTTATTCATCGGAGCAGCGGTACATCCCCACTGAGCACTCAGCTGAATATAAGTTCGATTGTGTATAGTTTTTCCCAGGTCTCGATTTCGTTCTAGGAGATTTCAAAAGTGATGAAGTTGGTCAAATTAATGTCGTTTTGTTGGGCTGCCTTGGCCGTTACTGGTCCAGCCATGGCACAAGAAGCTGGTGAAGTCGCCGCTGTCAGTGGTGGCATGAATCTAGGAGCTGCTTTTGGTGCAGGTCTCGTGATTATCGGTGCCGCATTGGGAATCGGTCGAATAGGTGGACAGGCTGTTGAAGGTATGTCCCGCCAACCAGAAGCTGCTGGAAATATCCAGACTGCGATGATTATTTCTGCTGCGTTGATCGAAGGTGCAACGTTCTTCGCCTTGATCGTTTGTATGCTCTTTAACAAGTAGCATTTGGCCTCAAGTAATCTTTAACAACCTGCAAACGCGATTTTGCAATAGGGTGCTGCGCATGAGCTTTCGATTGATGAGTTCCTGTTTGCTTTTAATGCTTGCGCTAAGTGGCTGGCTCGTTGATTCACCGACCGCCGAAGCTGCCACCGATGAGCATGCTGCTACCGCCGAAGAGCACGGGGGTGGTCACGAAGGTGGCGATCCCAATCCTTTGGGTTTCGATATCGACTTAGCATTATTCACGGGAATAGTATTTCTTGTGTTGTTTGCTGTACTGAGCAAGTTTGCTTGGCCGGCGATTTCGGCGGCGCTTGTGGAGCGTGAAAAACGTATCGAGAGCAATATTGCCGAAGCGGCAGTCAAGCACGAAGAAGCGAAGAAGCTACTCTTGGAGCACGAAGCCAAACTAGCCAGTGCTGCCGACGAAGTGCGGGCACTCCTGGAAGAGGCCCGGCGGGATGCGGAACACACCAAGAACCAGATCATCGCCGAAGCGAAGCATGCTGCCGATCAGGAGCGAGATCGCTCGCTACGCGATGTGGAGCGAGCTACGGATGCCGCGATGAAAACTCTGGCAGAGACAAGCGCCAATCTGGCGGTCGAATTGGCAGGGAAGGTTGTGAAGCAGAATATTTCCGCCGAGCAACAGTCGCAGTTGGTGCGTGATGCGTTGGGCAAGTTGACTTCCATGAGCCCTAGCCAGAACTAAGTGGATTTGATGTCCGAAAGCTTTTTCAGCAACGATTCCTCGAATGAGTCTGTTCTCGACGTTGGCGCCGAGATGCTGTCGCGTGTGTATGCTAAAGCGGCCTTAAACGCCGCTGGGGATCACGATTCTCAACAGCGTTTGATCGACGAACTCAATGCCGTTGTGAACGAGGTTCTCGCAAAACATCCCAAATTGGAGAAAGTTTTTGACTCCGCGCTAGTTTCTCAGGATGAGAAGCTTGGAATTCTGGAGCGGGTGCTGGGAAAGAATCTGTCTCCATCGACACTGAATTTCCTCTATGTCCTAACTAAACATGATCGACTGGGCATATTGCGGCAGGTGGTTCGTTCTGCCAACGAACTTTGGAAAAAAAGATGCAACCAAGTGACAGTTCACTTGGAACTGGCACAGGCTGTGGAACCAGCATTGGAGCAAGAGATCATTGCTACCCTTGCGAAGACGCTCGATTCGAAACCAATCGTCGAAGTGAAGATCAACCCCGACTTGATAGCAGGTATGGTAGTGCGGGTCGGTGATCGAGTGTTTGATGCTTCCACACGCACTAGCTTAGAACGTATCCGTCAAGCGATGATCACTTCGGCAGTCGAATCGATCCAACGACACCATCGCCCTTAGGCGAGTTAACAGAATAATTATCCAAACAATAAGATTCCCGGGAGAGCTTCAATGAAGTTCAATAGCGACGAAATCGCTTCAGTTATCCAGAAGGAAATTGAGAACTATTCCTCGCAGATCGACGTCCGTGACGTAGGTCGTGTATTGGAAGTTGGCGACGGTATTGCCCAGGTCTATGGGTTGGCTGATGTGATGTCAGGTGAAATGGTCGAGTTCGCCAATGGCGTAAACGGGTTGGCGTTCAACCTTGAGGAGAACTCCGTCGGCGTGATTATTTTGGGCGATTACTTGCAGATCAATGAGGGTGAAGAAGTTCGTAGCACTGGCAAGCTCTTAAGTGTGCCAGTAGGCGACGCACTGTTGGGTCGCGTGGTCGATCCCCTTGGCAATCCGCTCGACGGCAAGGGTCCGATTGTCACCAACGACCGCCGCGACGTAGAAATCATCGCCGCAGGCGTGTCCCAGCGGCAGCCTGTCTGTGAACCTTTGCAGACTGGCATCAAAGCCGTCGACGCCATGACGCCGATTGGCCGTGGACAGCGTGAACTCGTCATTGGCGACCGCAAGACTGGCAAGACAGCTATCGCCATC contains:
- the larE gene encoding ATP-dependent sacrificial sulfur transferase LarE — protein: MSTTDKQQRLLDYLRNLPDCVIAFSGGVDSAVVAMAAHLALGERALAVTGVSASLAEGELEAAPRIASAIGIRHETLATDELSHSEYLKNEPTRCWHCKTELYSQMRAFADEIGFVTIANGTNTDDLGDFRPGLQAAKEHGVLSPLVECGIDKQGVRELAQAWDLEVWDKPASPCLSSRVVYGLEITPERLQRIDAAEVFLRELGFSSVRVRCHHDELARLEVEAREIARLAEPACRELITARLRELGFRYVTVDLEGFRSGSFTQLVSVDQLSTSSSKV
- a CDS encoding DUF4912 domain-containing protein; its protein translation is MTATSLRSHTAKDLAQMARQHGIPGWHSMRKDELIGALSSVARKRMSPRRQPGGESPPKKTALSEISSQNGSAKQKSETPPHIRHDILVMQQKKAVLKNLALNDSSKFDQDREDRLVVMVRDPYWLHAHWSLSQPSIDRAQAAMGQRWHHSQPTLRVFRIMEAGSTVLDRDIAIHGGVSNWYVDVTDPPCSFRMEIGYLSADGTFYTLARSNCVQTPSPDANETVDENWSDVAENADRIFAMSGGYTPQGTSRELQEILETRLHRPLGSPMHTRYGNGAAMDSNSGLELAVDAEVTIFGVTSRTAHVTLKGVPINVRPDGTFSAKLKLTEQRQVIPIVASASDGVEQRTVILALDRNTKVMEPLFRDISKPT
- a CDS encoding AtpZ/AtpI family protein → MSWKPSTGPDAENDTRLGERDAQGDNRSATAKATEWASRIMTISLEMVLPGLAGYWLDSKLGSKGLFMLLGFAAGSFIAFKQLMAIAKKGQTKSPNSHQASSKDTTSANRSKKDEL
- the atpB gene encoding F0F1 ATP synthase subunit A; translation: MANPLDPKELFSHVEDSTSFHLPRAIAPEGSHGHVELPQPFKLDKPLIEMNTGNELIDKTIQPLDLKLTKFMVLEVLIAAIIVILFVFLAMRLKGGSQAKGRLWNMLEVFLLYIRDHIARPCIGFHEADKFVPFLWTMFLFVLGCNLMGMIPWMGSPTGALAVTAALAFATFIVVIGSGMKKLGVVGFWKAQVPHMDLPKPIAILLIPLIFVIEILGLFIKHCVLAVRLLANMMAGHVVLAVLLAFIAASAVAGQAVWGSVTAASVLGATALSLLELFVAFLQAYIFTFLSALFIGAAVHPH
- a CDS encoding sodium:solute symporter family transporter; this encodes MGGIDILVFVLFVASVIGIGLWKSKDEETSGEKGAQEYFLAGRGLTWWLVGFSLIAANISTEQFVGMSGEAADWLGMAIASYEWMAAITLVVVAFVFLPKFLKSGIYTIPEFLEYRYNTFARTVMAITTMIILVGVPTASVIFSGAKVISVFFQGQSLLGFDLGSITVGCWIIGILAAGYVFAGGLKACAWADLIQGAALIVGGGIIAYLALHALGAADPQELITTARNSEVTVESLERATSLERFFALNKGELPDGKLHMVRPLDDKKIPWSALLIGLWIPNFFYWGLNQYITQRTLGSKSLAEGQKGIIFAAFLKLVIPFIVVIPGILAFNLYNGDLKELAEKKNQHLLTELDAGSEKLFDFTDRYAEANPEKAAEIVNHNATLLAEFLLEGDDREVISIWGRNTELVAMSEAKKIPVAGKLVGYDYDAAFPTLLKNLLVPGSGVLGFVLAAIFGAVVSSLASMLNSASTIFTMDIYYKLRKSASQGELVAVGRTCTIIFVLIALLIAPNLGSPKFGNIFNYIQEFQGFISPGVLAIFVFGLLVHRAPRSVGTVGLLLNPVLYGALKVFAPQIAFLDRMAICFGIILVVLAIMTKLNPLPVPVELPVNESMNLEESSTAKFWGTVVVILTLALYVVFF
- the atpE gene encoding ATP synthase F0 subunit C, giving the protein MAQEAGEVAAVSGGMNLGAAFGAGLVIIGAALGIGRIGGQAVEGMSRQPEAAGNIQTAMIISAALIEGATFFALIVCMLFNK
- the atpF gene encoding F0F1 ATP synthase subunit B, whose protein sequence is MSFRLMSSCLLLMLALSGWLVDSPTAEAATDEHAATAEEHGGGHEGGDPNPLGFDIDLALFTGIVFLVLFAVLSKFAWPAISAALVEREKRIESNIAEAAVKHEEAKKLLLEHEAKLASAADEVRALLEEARRDAEHTKNQIIAEAKHAADQERDRSLRDVERATDAAMKTLAETSANLAVELAGKVVKQNISAEQQSQLVRDALGKLTSMSPSQN
- the atpH gene encoding ATP synthase F1 subunit delta; this encodes MSESFFSNDSSNESVLDVGAEMLSRVYAKAALNAAGDHDSQQRLIDELNAVVNEVLAKHPKLEKVFDSALVSQDEKLGILERVLGKNLSPSTLNFLYVLTKHDRLGILRQVVRSANELWKKRCNQVTVHLELAQAVEPALEQEIIATLAKTLDSKPIVEVKINPDLIAGMVVRVGDRVFDASTRTSLERIRQAMITSAVESIQRHHRP